In one window of Vibrio sp. JC009 DNA:
- a CDS encoding YcjX family protein, which produces MKKIRQEVNDLINRGMDSHLRLAVTGLSRAGKTAFITSLVNQLLFSSTHDNLPLLSVSRDRRLIGARRVPQENLMVPRFAYDEAVESLHNSPPSWPEPTRDVSEIRLAIRYKPQKGAKRFIAKTSTLYLDIIDYPGEWLLDLPLLEMSFEEWSNSQFARLTGPRKKLAEGWIEAVTKLDPLAEADEKQLQQISGMFTDYLHQCKEKGYHWVQPGRFVLPGELEGAPVLQFFPFPTNNREESLTKAPKHSVFDMLKSRYEEYKKQVVKGFYNDYFSTFDRQIVLVDCLSPLNSGHDSFNDMKSALEQIMKSFRYGQSSILRRLFAPRIDKVLFAATKADHVTPDQHSNLASLLQQMVHPSWQHAAFENIDMSCMTIASIQATTPGFVSSNGTSNPAIQGVMLNNKPITLYPGEVPKKLPNIEYWQKAGFEFTSFRPMETEPDQPCTHLRLDKALQYLIGDKLK; this is translated from the coding sequence ATGAAAAAAATTCGCCAAGAAGTAAACGACCTAATTAATCGCGGGATGGACAGCCATTTGCGGCTGGCGGTGACCGGGCTTTCGCGGGCGGGTAAGACGGCGTTTATTACATCACTGGTGAATCAGCTTCTGTTTTCCTCTACGCATGACAATTTGCCGCTTCTATCGGTATCGCGTGACCGTCGCCTGATTGGCGCAAGAAGAGTGCCGCAGGAGAACTTGATGGTGCCGCGCTTTGCCTACGATGAAGCGGTTGAGTCGCTTCATAATTCTCCTCCATCCTGGCCGGAGCCTACACGTGATGTGAGTGAAATTCGTCTGGCGATCCGCTACAAGCCGCAAAAAGGAGCTAAGCGTTTTATTGCTAAAACCTCCACTTTGTATCTGGATATTATCGACTATCCGGGTGAATGGTTGCTGGACCTGCCTCTGCTGGAAATGAGCTTTGAAGAGTGGAGTAACTCGCAGTTTGCCCGTTTAACCGGACCAAGAAAGAAATTAGCCGAAGGCTGGATTGAAGCAGTAACAAAACTGGACCCGCTCGCAGAAGCGGATGAAAAACAGCTTCAGCAAATTTCCGGCATGTTTACTGATTATCTTCATCAGTGCAAAGAAAAAGGTTATCACTGGGTTCAGCCGGGGCGTTTTGTTCTGCCGGGTGAACTGGAGGGCGCACCAGTGCTGCAGTTTTTCCCTTTCCCGACCAACAACCGTGAAGAGTCATTAACCAAAGCGCCAAAGCATTCAGTGTTCGATATGCTGAAATCGCGCTACGAAGAGTACAAAAAGCAGGTGGTGAAAGGTTTCTATAATGACTACTTTTCCACCTTTGACCGCCAGATTGTGCTTGTGGACTGTCTGTCACCGCTAAACTCGGGACACGACTCATTTAACGATATGAAATCGGCTCTTGAGCAGATAATGAAAAGCTTCCGTTACGGCCAGAGTTCAATCTTAAGGCGTCTCTTTGCGCCGCGAATAGATAAGGTTCTGTTCGCAGCAACCAAAGCCGATCATGTTACGCCGGATCAGCATTCAAACCTGGCTTCTCTGCTTCAGCAGATGGTTCATCCGTCCTGGCAGCACGCCGCATTTGAAAACATTGATATGAGCTGTATGACCATTGCCTCTATTCAGGCCACGACGCCTGGGTTTGTATCATCCAACGGCACAAGCAATCCTGCTATTCAGGGCGTGATGCTGAATAATAAGCCAATTACCCTGTATCCGGGAGAGGTACCTAAAAAGCTGCCAAATATTGAATACTGGCAGAAAGCAGGCTTTGAATTTACCAGTTTCAGACCTATGGAAACCGAACCCGATCAGCCATGTACGCATTTAAGGCTTGATAAAGCTCTGCAGTATTTAATTGGAGACAAATTAAAATGA
- a CDS encoding fumarate hydratase yields MTIIKKQDFISSIADALQYISYYHPLDFVKALEKAYEKEKSQPAKDSIAQILINSKMCAEGHRPICQDTGIVTCFVKIGMDVQWETDQTVQEMVDEGTRQAYTNPDNPLRASVLMDPAGKRINTKDNTPAVVHIDMVPGDKVEVLIAAKGGGSENKTKMVKLNPSDNIADWVEEIMPTLGAGWCPPGVLGIGIGGTAEKAAVMAKEALMQPVDIQDLIERGPSNFEEELRLEIYNRVNALGIGAQGLGGMTTVVDVKIMTAPTHAASKPVCMIPNCAAVRHIHFSLDGSGPADLVPPSLDEWPDIAWDAGATARKVNLDEVTKEEAESWKTGETLLLSGKILTGRDAAHKRIQHMLENGDGLPEGVDFKGKFIYYVGPVDAVRDEVVGPAGPTTSTRMDKFTEMMLTKTGLTGMIGKAERGPVAIDAIKKHKAVYLMAVGGAAYLVSKAIKKARVVAFEDLGMEAIYEFEVEDMPVTVAVDSTGANAHEIGPDIWKVKIAEASDKR; encoded by the coding sequence ATGACCATTATTAAGAAGCAAGACTTCATCAGCAGTATTGCTGATGCTCTCCAGTACATCTCTTATTACCATCCTCTGGACTTTGTTAAAGCGTTAGAAAAGGCCTATGAGAAAGAGAAGAGTCAGCCGGCAAAAGATTCCATTGCCCAGATTTTGATCAACTCTAAGATGTGTGCAGAAGGGCATCGCCCGATTTGTCAGGATACAGGTATAGTGACCTGCTTTGTTAAAATCGGCATGGATGTTCAGTGGGAAACCGACCAGACGGTTCAGGAAATGGTGGATGAAGGAACGCGTCAGGCGTACACCAATCCGGATAACCCGCTGCGTGCCTCTGTACTGATGGATCCTGCCGGTAAACGAATTAACACCAAAGACAATACCCCGGCAGTGGTTCATATCGACATGGTGCCGGGTGATAAGGTTGAAGTCCTTATTGCAGCCAAAGGCGGCGGCTCGGAAAACAAAACCAAGATGGTTAAGCTAAATCCTTCCGACAATATTGCCGACTGGGTAGAAGAAATCATGCCAACACTGGGCGCAGGCTGGTGTCCGCCGGGGGTTCTTGGAATTGGTATCGGTGGTACAGCTGAGAAAGCAGCAGTAATGGCAAAAGAAGCACTGATGCAGCCGGTTGATATTCAGGATCTGATTGAGCGCGGGCCTTCAAACTTTGAAGAAGAGCTGAGACTTGAGATTTATAACCGGGTGAATGCGTTGGGTATCGGAGCTCAGGGGCTTGGCGGTATGACGACAGTGGTCGATGTAAAAATCATGACAGCACCGACTCACGCCGCATCTAAGCCAGTTTGTATGATTCCAAACTGCGCCGCGGTTCGCCATATTCACTTTAGCCTGGATGGAAGCGGCCCTGCGGATCTGGTTCCGCCTAGCCTTGATGAGTGGCCGGATATCGCCTGGGATGCAGGTGCAACCGCACGTAAGGTTAATCTGGATGAGGTGACTAAGGAAGAAGCCGAGAGCTGGAAGACAGGTGAAACTCTGCTGCTTTCCGGTAAGATCCTGACCGGTCGCGATGCCGCGCATAAACGCATTCAACATATGCTGGAAAATGGCGATGGCCTGCCAGAAGGTGTCGACTTTAAAGGCAAGTTTATCTACTACGTAGGGCCTGTTGATGCGGTCCGCGATGAAGTGGTTGGTCCGGCAGGCCCGACAACCTCAACCCGTATGGATAAGTTTACCGAGATGATGCTGACAAAAACCGGGCTGACCGGAATGATAGGTAAAGCGGAACGTGGCCCGGTTGCCATCGATGCCATCAAAAAGCATAAAGCGGTTTATCTGATGGCGGTGGGCGGCGCTGCGTATCTGGTGTCTAAAGCGATTAAGAAAGCACGGGTTGTGGCGTTTGAAGATTTGGGTATGGAGGCTATCTACGAGTTTGAAGTGGAAGATATGCCGGTAACCGTAGCCGTTGATTCAACCGGCGCCAATGCGCATGAGATTGGCCCGGATATCTGGAAGGTTAAAATCGCTGAAGCGTCTGACAAACGGTAG
- the pabB gene encoding aminodeoxychorismate synthase component 1 translates to MNNNTSHKLNTLKLPYFPQLAQQLFAPISDQPWAMLLKSASATHPDSRFDILVANPLVTLETTGKKTKISEGSQINWSEDDPFSLLDQHLNEKLPERQQAEDIPFTGGALGYFSYDLGRRVEKLPEIAKADIAIPEMAVGIYDWALIVDHKLQSAFFVGDNLSDNRQWLESQAKQTTKPFALTSDWSSNMSESEYSYKFYAIQEYLRSGDCYQINLSQRFSASYTGSEWEAYSKLEQDNEAPFSAFIKIPQASILSVSPERFISVNGQMVETKPIKGTRPRSSDPVTDKANAEELKNAPKDQAENLMIVDLLRNDIGRVAKPGSVSVPKLFEIESFPSVHHLVSTVTASLGAGYSSTDLLRAAFPGGSITGAPKVRAMEIIEELEPQRRSVYCGSIGYISRCGKMDTSITIRTLIASENTLYASAGGAIVADSKCDEEYQETYHKLSKILPVLR, encoded by the coding sequence ATGAATAACAATACGTCTCACAAGTTAAATACTCTAAAACTTCCTTACTTTCCGCAACTTGCACAGCAGTTATTTGCACCGATTTCAGATCAGCCATGGGCAATGTTACTAAAATCCGCATCTGCAACACATCCGGATAGCCGTTTTGACATCCTGGTCGCAAACCCGCTTGTCACCCTGGAAACCACAGGTAAAAAGACAAAGATTTCTGAAGGCAGCCAGATAAACTGGTCTGAAGATGACCCGTTTTCTCTTCTGGATCAGCACCTTAATGAAAAGCTTCCTGAAAGACAACAGGCTGAAGATATTCCTTTTACCGGCGGAGCACTTGGCTATTTCAGTTATGACTTAGGCCGCCGGGTGGAAAAGCTTCCGGAAATCGCAAAAGCCGATATCGCAATCCCGGAAATGGCTGTGGGCATTTATGACTGGGCACTGATTGTTGACCATAAACTACAGTCGGCGTTTTTTGTTGGCGATAACCTAAGTGATAACAGACAGTGGCTGGAATCTCAGGCAAAGCAGACAACGAAGCCGTTTGCACTGACATCAGACTGGTCATCAAATATGAGTGAATCTGAGTATTCCTATAAGTTTTACGCAATTCAGGAATACCTGCGCTCCGGCGACTGCTATCAGATTAACCTTTCACAAAGATTTTCCGCATCCTACACAGGTAGCGAATGGGAAGCCTACAGCAAACTTGAACAGGACAATGAAGCGCCCTTTTCTGCATTTATAAAGATTCCGCAAGCGTCCATTCTCAGCGTATCACCGGAGCGGTTTATCAGCGTAAACGGGCAGATGGTAGAAACAAAACCCATTAAAGGCACCCGCCCCCGCTCGAGTGACCCTGTCACTGACAAGGCAAATGCTGAAGAGCTGAAAAACGCACCTAAAGATCAGGCTGAAAACCTGATGATTGTTGACCTGCTGCGCAATGATATCGGACGCGTTGCCAAACCCGGCTCTGTCTCTGTGCCCAAGCTGTTTGAGATTGAAAGCTTCCCGTCAGTTCATCATTTGGTGAGCACTGTGACAGCGTCACTGGGTGCCGGTTACTCATCTACAGATCTGTTAAGAGCAGCCTTTCCCGGCGGCTCAATAACCGGCGCGCCTAAAGTCAGAGCCATGGAAATCATTGAAGAACTGGAGCCTCAGCGTCGTTCGGTATATTGTGGAAGCATTGGGTATATCAGCCGATGCGGAAAAATGGATACCAGTATCACCATAAGAACTCTGATCGCCTCTGAAAATACGCTATACGCCAGTGCCGGCGGAGCGATTGTCGCAGACAGTAAATGTGACGAAGAGTATCAGGAGACCTATCACAAACTCAGTAAGATTCTTCCGGTGCTGCGATGA
- a CDS encoding CoA pyrophosphatase, giving the protein MNSDEFIRNFSLNLPVEYHSESLERLSGQSTAHFRKAAVLIGCVERNSGLNIILTRRARHLRHHPGQIAFPGGKYEESDHSLEQTAIREAWEETGIPAHQVEVLGKLPELVTISRFSVTPVIARVSADYQPVIDKNEVDDLFEVPASHLLNIEQLYSQRFNIQGINHRVFAIPYKHHFIWGVTAQIIQALQQQIK; this is encoded by the coding sequence ATGAACAGTGACGAGTTTATCCGCAACTTCTCCCTTAACCTGCCTGTGGAGTATCACAGCGAAAGTCTTGAAAGACTTTCCGGGCAAAGCACCGCGCATTTTCGAAAAGCGGCTGTGCTGATTGGCTGCGTTGAGCGAAATAGCGGCCTGAATATTATTCTTACCCGAAGAGCCCGCCACCTGAGACACCATCCGGGGCAGATCGCCTTTCCCGGAGGCAAGTATGAAGAATCCGACCATTCGCTGGAACAAACCGCGATTCGTGAAGCCTGGGAAGAGACCGGAATTCCCGCGCATCAGGTTGAAGTTCTCGGCAAATTGCCTGAGCTGGTGACCATTTCCCGCTTTAGCGTCACCCCGGTTATCGCCAGAGTCAGCGCAGATTATCAGCCTGTCATTGATAAAAATGAAGTGGACGATCTGTTTGAGGTCCCGGCCAGCCACCTGCTTAATATTGAGCAACTCTACAGCCAGCGTTTTAACATCCAGGGTATCAACCACAGGGTATTTGCCATTCCATATAAGCATCATTTTATCTGGGGCGTAACCGCCCAAATCATACAGGCTCTACAACAACAGATAAAATAG
- a CDS encoding GNAT family N-acetyltransferase, translated as MITIRKAKLKDYSILMDMKVSEEQRNFVTGFSELYQNRTPDHDFFVINNGSELLGFFLIDKAYSKEYTFTQQRELGLRNFMIDEKHQRKGYAVEALKKLLNYLYGAYSDYRSICLTVNKKNEAAYNCYLKAGFKDTGDIYRGGDFGPQHILRKRLDSFS; from the coding sequence ATGATAACAATCAGAAAAGCGAAACTAAAAGATTACTCGATTCTTATGGATATGAAAGTGTCCGAAGAGCAGCGCAACTTTGTCACCGGTTTTTCTGAACTGTACCAGAACCGCACGCCTGATCATGACTTTTTTGTTATCAATAACGGCTCTGAGCTGCTTGGCTTTTTTTTGATAGATAAAGCCTACTCCAAGGAGTACACCTTTACTCAGCAGCGTGAATTAGGGCTGAGAAACTTTATGATTGATGAGAAGCATCAGCGTAAAGGTTATGCCGTAGAGGCGCTGAAAAAACTGCTTAATTACCTGTACGGTGCCTATTCAGACTACCGCTCTATCTGCCTTACCGTGAATAAGAAAAATGAAGCTGCCTATAACTGCTACCTGAAAGCCGGGTTTAAAGACACAGGTGATATTTATCGCGGCGGTGACTTCGGGCCCCAGCATATTCTTAGAAAGAGACTGGATAGTTTTTCGTAG
- a CDS encoding HD domain-containing phosphohydrolase — MAPEEMDELTEKQNLLIVDDTPENIDVLKGILSDEYQVRIATNGQTALKIAKLKKPDLILLDVMMPEIDGHEVCKRLKADEETAAIPIIFVTAMTEVEDETLGLKLGAVDYITKPVNAAIVKARVSNHLALANQRRAIEREVVKRTKELDESHKSAIFMLGEAGHYNDNDTGVHIWRMAAYAGALAKKVNWHVDDAKILELAAPMHDTGKIGIVDSILKAPRKLNIDEWEVMKTHCEIGYKILNRSEAPLFKQAAEIARYHHEKWDGSGYPFGLEGDDIPESARIVALADVFDALTMRRPYKEPWPVEKAFEEIQNSAGSHFEPRLVDAFIEMKDELMAIMEEWNAKEQAEGS; from the coding sequence ATGGCGCCTGAAGAAATGGATGAATTAACAGAAAAACAAAACCTGCTTATTGTTGACGATACCCCTGAAAATATTGACGTACTAAAGGGGATTCTTAGCGATGAGTATCAGGTACGAATTGCAACAAACGGACAGACTGCGTTAAAAATCGCAAAACTAAAAAAGCCCGATCTGATCCTGCTCGATGTCATGATGCCGGAAATTGATGGTCATGAAGTCTGTAAAAGATTAAAAGCGGACGAAGAGACAGCCGCGATTCCTATTATATTTGTTACCGCCATGACAGAGGTGGAAGACGAAACCCTGGGGCTAAAACTGGGCGCGGTTGATTATATTACCAAGCCGGTGAATGCAGCGATAGTTAAGGCTCGTGTATCCAATCATCTTGCGCTTGCTAATCAAAGGCGCGCAATCGAGCGGGAAGTGGTTAAGCGAACTAAAGAGTTAGATGAGTCGCATAAATCTGCGATTTTTATGCTGGGTGAAGCCGGGCACTATAACGACAACGATACCGGTGTTCATATCTGGCGTATGGCGGCCTACGCCGGCGCTCTGGCGAAAAAGGTCAACTGGCATGTGGATGATGCAAAAATACTGGAACTTGCCGCCCCTATGCACGACACAGGTAAAATCGGTATCGTAGATTCGATTCTTAAAGCGCCACGGAAGCTGAATATTGATGAGTGGGAAGTGATGAAAACCCACTGTGAAATTGGTTATAAAATCCTGAACCGAAGCGAAGCCCCGCTGTTTAAGCAGGCAGCCGAAATTGCCCGTTATCATCATGAAAAATGGGATGGCAGCGGATATCCGTTTGGCCTGGAAGGTGACGATATTCCTGAGTCCGCAAGGATAGTGGCCCTGGCAGATGTGTTTGATGCACTAACCATGAGAAGACCATACAAAGAGCCCTGGCCGGTTGAGAAGGCATTTGAAGAAATTCAGAACTCAGCAGGCAGTCACTTTGAGCCAAGACTGGTCGATGCCTTTATTGAAATGAAGGACGAGTTGATGGCGATTATGGAAGAGTGGAATGCAAAAGAGCAGGCGGAAGGGAGCTGA
- a CDS encoding response regulator → MLKKLIFKPKQKEEGNPQGAQGSLWIYLQAVIYLAGFGALFAISTFFTSIHNQLSDDIVNEQARLTIGELIVLDLKQIESSFYQMATTSNIKGQRYIRKQMQKGVDDLKELLVVLEKGGTVTRETHLNIESQDKMRRAILYRRTEGKGEYILEIIDLRPKLTQIEQEGDRLLELLRNREQLRNQGNVEEYAKSIKTIKTYLITLPQLFVRSMENANRLFYQSQLVVNQLEESAEQQKEWYRLLQSVLSVVVVLLVVLTSYLSLRQVERSKRRLQELASDLELQKFALDEHAIVSATDTEGNIIYANDKFCEISGYSREELLGKNHRIFKSDAHSENFYQGLWSTVARGEIWNGEVKNRNKNGGFSWFSATIVPVLDSEGNKSQYFAIRTDITSRKEMEFTIQENNRFLQSLTNTMGEGVYAVDREGKCSFINPKALELIGYSEQEVIGQDIHELIHHHNADGNEVDSEHCPIMLNMKQANNYASDDERFFKKNNEAFPVSVNAVPIYKDGELDGHVAVFQDISLRKEVEANLQSAKEQAEMANSSKSQFLATMSHEIRTPMNAIIGMSYLALQSDLSAKQRNYVDKIHRSAESLLVIINDILDISKVEAGKLELENKEFFIQDTFENLADVLTIKAEQKGLELLFDIDQNIPNWLVGDPLRLQQILLNLCNNAIKFTHSGEVIVSATAKTQNDEAMITFQVKDTGIGMSTEQMANLFQPFQQADRSTTRKFGGTGLGLSISKRLVSMMGGNIWASSKEGTGSRFYFTAKFPLAKSMEQSCAELLAAKDLKGKNVLVVDDSQSSLDVFTRMLDNFNVKYDTMSDGAELIEELNSETPHLEYDAVILDWKMPGASGFDCLASLAENASLKVPPVIMMSAYGTSELDQIISARDMSVSQILSKPITPCTLLKTLRQAFGLSTDMFGSKQGKESSREHDVSLLAGKKLLLAEDNVFNQEVAIELLSKFGIEAIVAETGQQAVDKLQTADFDGVLMDIQMPVMDGYEATARIRKMDGYLELPIIAMTANAMHDEVSAMMDCGMNDHIAKPINVENLRNKLIKWFATPVEEKGANGLGEPINERSLSRLNVERTKFSMELSDEEYRKLVLRYLENEENFITEIAFAQENADRALMSRLLHTLKGTAATIGAEILAKLAAGTEKAVDSESEDNLMLAEVEDEFFRVEKEIKKYLAQTQDGQKAELEALSDEEYRNMLERLAALLEDFDGEAEEVIDSLLEHQMDTEARMQLESVARSIRQYDFELALTEVRKLTHGA, encoded by the coding sequence ATGTTAAAAAAACTCATTTTTAAACCGAAGCAAAAAGAAGAGGGTAATCCACAGGGGGCTCAGGGCTCACTCTGGATCTATCTGCAGGCTGTTATTTACTTAGCTGGATTCGGCGCGCTGTTCGCTATCAGTACTTTTTTCACCAGCATACATAATCAGTTAAGCGATGATATCGTTAATGAACAGGCGCGCCTTACCATCGGTGAGCTTATCGTTCTTGATTTGAAGCAGATAGAGTCCTCCTTTTATCAGATGGCGACCACCTCCAATATCAAAGGCCAGCGATATATCAGAAAGCAGATGCAAAAAGGGGTCGACGACCTCAAAGAGCTGCTGGTGGTGCTGGAAAAGGGGGGAACGGTTACCCGAGAAACCCACCTGAATATCGAAAGTCAGGATAAGATGAGGCGGGCTATTTTATACCGTCGCACGGAAGGCAAGGGCGAATACATTCTTGAGATTATCGACTTGAGACCAAAGCTGACTCAGATTGAGCAGGAAGGGGACAGGTTGCTTGAGTTGCTGCGAAACCGGGAGCAGCTCAGAAATCAAGGGAATGTGGAGGAATACGCTAAGTCTATTAAGACGATAAAAACTTACCTGATCACTCTGCCACAGCTGTTTGTCCGCTCCATGGAAAATGCCAACCGCTTGTTTTATCAGAGTCAGCTGGTGGTTAATCAGTTAGAAGAGAGCGCTGAGCAGCAGAAAGAGTGGTACCGGCTTTTGCAGTCTGTTCTTTCTGTTGTGGTTGTTCTTTTGGTGGTGTTAACCAGTTATCTGAGCCTGCGTCAGGTTGAACGCTCCAAGCGCCGTTTGCAGGAGCTGGCGAGCGATCTCGAACTGCAGAAATTCGCGCTGGATGAGCACGCTATCGTAAGTGCCACCGATACCGAAGGAAATATCATTTATGCTAATGATAAGTTCTGTGAGATTTCCGGTTATAGCCGGGAAGAGTTGTTAGGTAAGAATCACAGAATATTTAAAAGTGACGCTCATTCCGAGAATTTTTATCAGGGGCTGTGGTCAACGGTGGCCAGAGGCGAGATCTGGAATGGAGAGGTTAAGAACAGAAACAAAAATGGTGGTTTTAGCTGGTTTTCAGCCACCATTGTTCCTGTTCTGGATAGCGAGGGTAATAAGAGTCAGTACTTTGCCATCCGGACCGATATTACCAGCCGCAAGGAAATGGAGTTTACCATACAGGAAAATAACCGCTTCCTTCAGAGCCTGACAAATACCATGGGTGAAGGTGTGTATGCGGTTGATAGAGAGGGGAAATGCAGCTTTATCAACCCTAAGGCTCTTGAGTTAATTGGCTATTCTGAACAGGAAGTTATCGGCCAGGATATTCACGAGCTGATTCATCACCATAATGCCGATGGAAATGAAGTCGACAGCGAGCATTGTCCAATCATGCTCAATATGAAGCAGGCCAATAACTATGCGTCTGACGATGAGCGCTTTTTCAAAAAGAACAACGAAGCTTTTCCTGTATCAGTGAATGCGGTGCCTATCTATAAAGATGGCGAGTTGGATGGTCACGTGGCGGTGTTCCAGGATATCTCGCTGAGGAAGGAAGTGGAAGCCAACCTGCAAAGTGCTAAAGAACAGGCCGAGATGGCTAACAGTTCTAAGAGCCAGTTTCTTGCCACCATGAGTCATGAGATCCGAACACCGATGAATGCCATTATCGGTATGTCTTATCTTGCGCTGCAATCGGATTTGTCTGCCAAGCAGAGAAACTATGTGGATAAGATCCACAGGTCGGCGGAATCTCTGCTGGTGATCATCAATGATATTCTGGATATCTCCAAGGTCGAAGCCGGTAAACTGGAGCTGGAAAATAAAGAGTTCTTTATTCAGGATACATTTGAAAACCTTGCTGATGTTCTGACTATCAAAGCGGAGCAAAAGGGACTGGAGCTGCTGTTTGATATTGACCAGAATATTCCAAACTGGCTTGTTGGTGACCCGCTGCGCCTTCAGCAGATCCTGCTTAACCTTTGTAATAACGCGATTAAGTTTACCCATTCCGGTGAAGTGATCGTCAGTGCGACGGCTAAGACTCAAAACGACGAAGCCATGATTACCTTTCAGGTAAAAGATACCGGAATTGGGATGAGTACCGAGCAGATGGCAAATCTGTTCCAGCCGTTTCAGCAGGCTGACCGCTCCACAACCAGAAAATTTGGCGGTACCGGGCTTGGCTTGTCAATCAGCAAGAGGCTGGTTTCCATGATGGGCGGGAATATCTGGGCGTCGAGCAAGGAGGGCACGGGTAGCCGCTTCTATTTCACTGCTAAGTTCCCGTTAGCCAAAAGTATGGAGCAAAGCTGCGCTGAGCTTTTAGCGGCCAAAGACTTAAAAGGCAAAAATGTGCTGGTGGTAGACGACAGCCAAAGCAGCCTGGATGTCTTTACCCGCATGCTGGACAACTTCAATGTTAAGTATGACACCATGTCCGATGGCGCTGAGCTGATTGAGGAGCTAAACAGCGAAACGCCGCATCTGGAGTACGATGCTGTCATACTGGACTGGAAAATGCCGGGCGCATCGGGTTTTGACTGTCTTGCTTCATTGGCTGAAAATGCTTCTCTGAAGGTTCCGCCTGTGATTATGATGTCGGCATACGGCACCAGTGAACTGGATCAGATTATCTCTGCAAGAGATATGTCGGTAAGTCAGATCCTTTCAAAACCTATAACACCTTGTACCTTGCTGAAAACATTGAGGCAGGCTTTTGGTCTAAGTACCGATATGTTCGGTTCTAAGCAGGGCAAAGAGAGCAGCAGAGAGCATGATGTCTCACTTCTTGCCGGGAAAAAACTCCTGCTGGCTGAGGATAATGTTTTCAACCAGGAAGTGGCGATAGAGCTCTTGTCTAAGTTTGGCATTGAAGCCATTGTTGCTGAGACCGGTCAGCAGGCGGTTGATAAGTTGCAGACGGCTGACTTTGACGGTGTTTTGATGGACATTCAGATGCCGGTGATGGATGGCTACGAAGCCACCGCACGTATCCGTAAGATGGACGGCTATCTGGAGCTGCCTATTATCGCGATGACCGCAAACGCCATGCATGATGAAGTGAGTGCCATGATGGATTGCGGTATGAATGACCATATTGCCAAACCCATTAATGTGGAAAACCTGCGCAATAAGCTGATTAAATGGTTTGCTACGCCGGTTGAAGAAAAGGGTGCTAACGGGCTCGGTGAACCGATAAATGAGCGCTCTCTGAGCCGGCTAAATGTTGAAAGAACCAAATTTAGTATGGAACTGTCGGATGAGGAATACAGAAAGCTTGTTTTGCGTTATCTGGAAAATGAAGAAAACTTTATTACTGAGATAGCCTTTGCCCAGGAAAATGCCGACCGCGCGTTAATGTCCCGCCTGCTGCACACATTAAAAGGTACAGCAGCCACCATAGGTGCGGAGATCCTGGCCAAACTTGCTGCCGGAACAGAGAAAGCGGTTGATAGCGAATCAGAAGATAATCTGATGCTGGCAGAGGTGGAGGATGAGTTTTTCCGGGTAGAGAAGGAAATCAAGAAGTACCTTGCACAGACTCAGGACGGTCAGAAAGCGGAGCTGGAGGCGTTAAGTGATGAGGAATACCGGAACATGCTTGAAAGGTTGGCAGCTCTGCTTGAAGACTTTGATGGTGAAGCAGAAGAGGTGATTGATTCGCTTTTAGAACATCAGATGGATACCGAGGCCCGGATGCAACTAGAGAGTGTTGCCCGGTCAATACGTCAGTATGATTTTGAACTTGCTCTGACTGAAGTCAGAAAGCTAACGCATGGCGCCTGA